TTTCCGCCATTCTGACGACCTCTTCCGGCGAATCGCCGCGAAGAACCGCAATAACACCAGCCTCATGGATTTGTTGGATAAGCTTCATTTTTTTCATTCTGTTCACTCCTAGTCTAATTGTCTACATCTGTGTCTGCTCCTTACAAAACTATCGCTCAATATGCTCTGTGTTTCCGCGTCGAAGCTCGACTTCTTCCCAGGTTGGAAGTGCTTCCCAATCGCCGGGTGCTTGGATGACAAGAGAGCCTGTTAATCCGCCTAAACGGATGGATTCCTCGAGAGAATAGCCTTTGGAAAGTCCCGCGAGAAAACCGGCACAAAATCCATCGCCTGCCCCAATGGTATCTACAACCTCATCCACCTTGTCAAATGGAACCGAATGGACATCGCCTTCTCGAACGATAATATTGTTACCGTGAAAGCTTTTAACAACGGTTACAGCTTTAAGCTGACGGAGATTTTGGAGTATCTTATCATCGTCATCCGTCTGATACAAGAGTTTGCATTCATCGTGGCCCGGAAGGAAATAATCACACGATTGTGCCAGCTCCAGCAGAACGGGACGGGCTTGTTCGATATTCCAGAGCTTCAGGCGGAGATTGGGATCAAAGCTGATCTGCACATCATTCTCCTTACACAGGGAGATCACGTGACGAATGGTATCGAGACAGCTTTGGCTCAGGGCAGCCGTAATCCCTGTGAAATGAACGATTCGTGCCTGGGCAATATAAGCAGCATCGACTTGATCAGGAGTCAGCCTGCTTGCTGCAGAGCCTGCACGGTAATAATAAACGGATGATTTTCCTCTGACGGACTCTCGTAACATCAGGCCTGTCGGAGCATTACCAGTATATCGAACCCTGGATACATCTACGCCCTCCCCACGAAGCGTTTTCACAATTCCTTGTGCAATCGGATCTTGTCCCAGTTGTCCGAACCATCCTACTGGACAGCCTAATCTTGCAAGGCCAATGGCTAGATTGCTCTCTGCTCCGCCGAATGATTGGGCCATGGTACCGCCTTGTCCAATCCCCCGAGGGCCTTCTGGATATAATAGTCCCATGGACTCTCCGAAAGTGATGACATCATAGGGACGTTGTGTTTCAGTGGTCATAAACAGGCTGCCTCCTCATACTTACTTATGTATAATTATCACTTTACCTCGCGGTAGTGGATAACTCAATGAAAAAAAGCGCTTTCGGATAAAAGATAATTTAATGACACTGTCTCTAACTTAATATAGGAAAGAATGACTTGTTTTAGAAAATAA
Above is a window of Paenibacillus uliginis N3/975 DNA encoding:
- a CDS encoding sugar kinase; protein product: MTTETQRPYDVITFGESMGLLYPEGPRGIGQGGTMAQSFGGAESNLAIGLARLGCPVGWFGQLGQDPIAQGIVKTLRGEGVDVSRVRYTGNAPTGLMLRESVRGKSSVYYYRAGSAASRLTPDQVDAAYIAQARIVHFTGITAALSQSCLDTIRHVISLCKENDVQISFDPNLRLKLWNIEQARPVLLELAQSCDYFLPGHDECKLLYQTDDDDKILQNLRQLKAVTVVKSFHGNNIIVREGDVHSVPFDKVDEVVDTIGAGDGFCAGFLAGLSKGYSLEESIRLGGLTGSLVIQAPGDWEALPTWEEVELRRGNTEHIER